The proteins below are encoded in one region of Apium graveolens cultivar Ventura chromosome 4, ASM990537v1, whole genome shotgun sequence:
- the LOC141719879 gene encoding uncharacterized protein LOC141719879, producing the protein MKPSLIRRFHLFLEIDSNCWDEELVNDVFNIRDANIILTIPLNNNVEDTWYWRREKLGNYTVKSAYLMIQESKTDQQLEANSGFWRKPWNSEIASKVKNFLCRASSNCLQIKDLLCQKQVQISVMCPTCNAHNETIMHYLVLCSFVASMWSCLNLPLLTGEFSLFPEWLHRVFEQQSTKNVYITVMVCWMLWKNRNDLVWNQHSLDSAGVIESIMSVLNQWRSVQDKTFDHFMGYMTQEDGDGHWNPPSFNSVKINTDATIFKESDLYIHVFVVRDHNGRLIEAESKCRRGTMSPDLAEALSVREALSWLKEKDYGNIVIESDCLQVVQAIRSSFICVSYLGRVVSECHCLLVSLRNKT; encoded by the coding sequence ATGAAGCCATCTTTAATCAGAAGGTTTCATCTTTTTTTGGAGATTGACTCAAACTGCTGGGACGAGGAGCTAGTCAATGACGTTTTTAATATTAGAGATGCCAACATTATTCTAACTATTCCTCTAAATAATAATGTGGAGGACACATGGTACTGGCGTCGAGAAAAGCTAGGCAATTACACAGTGAAGAGTGCTTATTTGATGATTCAAGAGAGCAAAACTGATCAACAGTTGGAAGCTAACTCAGGCTTTTGGCGGAAGCCGTGGAACTCAGAAATTGCATCAAAAGTTAAAAACTTTCTATGTAGAGCATCATCGAACTGCTTGCAAATAAAAGATTTGCTCTGTCAAAAGCAAGTGCAAATTTCAGTCATGTGCCCGACTTGCAATGCTCATAATGAAACTATTATGCACTATTTGGTGTTATGTTCTTTTGTTGCGTCTATGTGGTCATGTCTTAATCTCCCTCTGTTAACTGGAGAATTTTCTTTGTTTCCGGAGTGGCTGCATCGGGTCTTTGAGCAACAGAGCACGAAAAATGTTTACATCACAGTAATGGTATGTTGGATGTTGTGGAAAAACCGGAATGACTTAGTGTGGAATCAACATAGTCTAGACTCAGCTGGGGTGATTGAATCAATAATGTCAGTTCTTAACCAATGGAGAAGTGTTCAAGACAAAACTTTTGACCATTTTATGGGGTATATGACTCAAGAAGACGGAGACGGACACTGGAACCCACCATCGTTTAATAGCGTTAAGATCAATACTGATGCAACCATCTTCAAAGAATCTGACTTATACATCCATGTTTTTGTCGTTCGAGATCATAATGGGAGGTTAATCGAAGCAGAATCAAAGTGCAGACGAGGTACTATGAGTCCAGACCTGGCAGAAGCTTTGAGCGTAAGGGAGGCGTTGAGTTGGTTGAAGGAGAAAGACTATGGTAATATAGTCATTGAATCTGACTGCTTACAAGTTGTGCAGGCAATAAGAAGCTCCTTTATTTGCGTTTCTTATTTAGGAAGAGTAGTGAGTGAGTGTCATTGTCTACTTGTAAGTTTGAGAAACAAAACGTGA
- the LOC141717239 gene encoding autophagy-related protein 8C-like: MENLEMNSKKQGLQAEAARIRDKYPGRITVFVERAEKTDISDIVEKKLIVPGDITVGQFVHIVCKKNRLSADKAIFVFVKNILPSTAALMSAIYEEHKAEDGILYMTFSGENAFGSSLNGS; this comes from the exons ATGGAGAATTTGGAGATGAACAGTAAGAAAC AGGGGCTGCAGGCAGAAGCTGCTCGCATCAGGGACAAGTACCCTGGCAGAATAACA GTTTTTGTGGAAAGAGCAGAGAAAACTGATATTTCTGACATTGTCGAGAAGAA GTTGATTGTTCCTGGTGATATAACTGTTGGGCAGTTTGTCCACATTGTATGCAAGAAAAACAGGCTAAGTGCTGATAAAGCAATATTCGTCTTTGTTAAGAATATTCTGCCATCAACTG CTGCATTGATGTCTGCTATCTATGAAGAGCACAAAGCTGAGGATGGGATCCTTTATATGACGTTTAGTGGCGAAAACGCATTTGGATCCAGTCTCAATGGTTCTTAG